A stretch of Myroides oncorhynchi DNA encodes these proteins:
- a CDS encoding MATE family efflux transporter, with protein MQTKISFTDINKLAIPAIFAGVSESLISLTDIAIVGNLKENSVEALGAVGLVGSFLSAIIWIVAQTKTSISATVSQHLGSNRIFAVKTLVPQAILFNFLLSILLFIFTTLFVNEIFTAYNAEGLLLTYAKDYYLIRAWGFPLTLITFALYGVFRGLQNTMWAMKCSLTGAIINVILTYYFVFGIEGILPAMHIKGAAYASVIAQTVMLIMAFYYFFKYTPFSLAIRKKINPSLKPLIIMSFNFIIRTATLNLAIYLANAYATGYGKEYIAAQSILMNIWLFFSFFIDGYASAGNAISGKLVGQKNYKTMWTMSKDISRYAFIISLILICLCALFYKSIGLLFNQDQEVITVFVSIFWLVLFMQPINSLAYIFDGIFKGMGDAKVLRNNLLFATFCGFIPTLVILDYFGFKLYSIWIAFGVWMCCRSFPLIYLFKKNYVD; from the coding sequence ATGCAAACCAAGATTAGTTTTACTGACATTAATAAATTAGCTATACCTGCTATATTCGCAGGTGTATCCGAATCATTAATATCCCTAACTGACATTGCTATAGTAGGTAATCTAAAAGAAAATAGTGTAGAAGCCTTAGGTGCTGTCGGATTAGTTGGTTCTTTCTTATCTGCTATTATCTGGATAGTAGCCCAAACTAAAACATCTATATCAGCTACAGTATCACAGCATTTAGGTTCAAATCGCATCTTTGCAGTGAAGACCTTGGTACCGCAAGCAATCTTATTCAACTTTCTCTTAAGTATACTACTGTTTATTTTTACCACTTTATTTGTCAATGAAATATTTACGGCTTATAACGCAGAGGGATTACTACTAACCTATGCTAAAGATTACTATCTCATTAGAGCTTGGGGATTCCCCCTTACATTGATAACATTCGCACTATACGGTGTATTTAGAGGATTACAAAACACAATGTGGGCAATGAAATGTAGTCTGACAGGTGCAATCATAAACGTTATCCTTACCTATTATTTCGTTTTTGGAATAGAAGGAATACTACCTGCAATGCATATTAAAGGTGCTGCTTATGCAAGTGTAATCGCCCAGACAGTAATGCTTATAATGGCATTCTACTACTTCTTTAAGTACACTCCTTTCTCTTTAGCAATACGAAAAAAAATCAATCCTTCTTTAAAGCCATTAATTATAATGAGCTTTAACTTCATTATCCGTACTGCGACACTTAACTTAGCTATATATTTAGCGAATGCTTATGCCACTGGATATGGCAAAGAATATATTGCTGCTCAAAGTATACTAATGAATATTTGGTTATTCTTTTCGTTCTTTATAGATGGCTATGCTAGTGCTGGTAACGCCATATCAGGTAAATTAGTTGGCCAAAAGAATTATAAGACAATGTGGACTATGAGCAAAGATATCAGTAGATATGCTTTCATAATCTCACTGATACTTATATGTTTATGTGCATTATTTTATAAATCAATAGGTTTACTATTTAATCAGGATCAAGAAGTCATTACAGTATTCGTAAGTATCTTTTGGCTTGTTCTGTTTATGCAACCTATCAATTCCTTAGCGTATATCTTTGATGGAATATTTAAAGGAATGGGAGATGCTAAAGTACTGCGAAACAATCTACTATTTGCTACATTCTGCGGTTTTATACCTACTCTAGTGATCTTAGACTATTTTGGCTTTAAGTTATATAGTATATGGATAGCATTTGGAGTATGGATGTGTTGTAGGAGTTTCCCCTTAATATACTTATTTAAAAAGAATTACGTTGATTAA
- a CDS encoding OmpW/AlkL family protein — translation MKKLLLSILGAALFVSGSTFAQEKTSAPEKTDYKWQMRLRGVGVIPHNRADIGIIGGEIDVNNNFIPELDFTYFFTDHLAAELILGTSRHTVAANNTAVGDLNLGSVYLLPPTLMVQYHHQFGEYFKPYVGAGVNYTIFYNEKSGDAHGIKYDNKFGYGFQFGFDINITEKFFVNVDFKKLFLKTDVTVDASNLNGGKTLDIPADVKIDPMLIGFGVGMRF, via the coding sequence ATGAAAAAGTTACTACTTTCAATTTTAGGAGCTGCATTATTTGTGAGCGGTTCTACTTTCGCACAAGAAAAAACTAGTGCACCTGAAAAAACAGATTATAAATGGCAAATGCGTCTACGTGGAGTAGGTGTTATCCCTCATAACAGAGCAGATATAGGTATTATCGGTGGAGAAATCGATGTAAATAATAACTTTATCCCAGAATTAGACTTTACTTACTTCTTCACAGATCATCTTGCTGCAGAGTTAATTTTAGGAACTTCAAGACACACTGTAGCAGCAAACAATACTGCTGTTGGAGATTTAAACTTAGGAAGTGTATACTTACTACCACCAACATTAATGGTACAATACCACCACCAATTTGGTGAGTACTTTAAACCTTATGTTGGAGCAGGTGTAAACTATACAATTTTCTACAATGAAAAATCAGGTGATGCACATGGAATTAAGTATGATAATAAATTTGGTTACGGATTCCAGTTTGGTTTTGACATTAACATTACAGAAAAATTCTTCGTTAACGTTGACTTCAAAAAATTATTCTTGAAAACAGACGTTACTGTTGATGCTTCAAACTTAAACGGAGGTAAAACATTAGACATCCCTGCAGATGTAAAAATAGATCCAATGTTAATTGGTTTTGGTGTAGGAATGCGCTTTTAA
- a CDS encoding CoA-binding protein encodes MITLVIGASLKEERYSNKAIKMLREYKHTVLAHGLREGLIEDVLVQKDWMDYEDIDTVTLYLNPSRQEEFYDAIIKLNPRRVIFNPGTENSEFVSLLSNNNIQSEEACTLVLLRTNQY; translated from the coding sequence ATGATTACATTAGTGATAGGTGCTTCTCTTAAGGAAGAAAGATATTCTAATAAAGCCATAAAGATGCTTAGAGAGTATAAACATACAGTCCTTGCTCATGGATTAAGAGAGGGATTGATTGAAGATGTTTTGGTTCAAAAAGATTGGATGGATTATGAAGATATAGATACTGTAACTTTATATCTAAATCCATCTCGCCAAGAAGAATTTTATGATGCTATTATTAAGTTAAACCCTAGACGCGTTATTTTTAACCCAGGAACAGAAAATAGTGAGTTTGTATCCTTATTATCTAACAATAATATTCAGTCAGAAGAGGCGTGTACTTTGGTGCTATTGCGTACTAATCAATATTAA
- a CDS encoding sodium:solute symporter: MTPITIISIIIIYFGILIAISHYISRKDSSNDAFFSANKNAKWYLVAFGMIGTALSGVTFISVPGEVGSPNGEQFKYFQFVLGNAVGFLLTASILLPLYYKYNLVSIYTYIEKKLGHYSYKSAASIFLLSRTIGSAFRLYLVVIVLQRYVFDYFGIPFFATVLIALLLIYAYTYKGGLKTIIVTDTLQTFFLVASVIFTIIFICHSLDLSAVEAFETIKNSNYSKIFFFEDFITSKYHFLKQFIGGIFVTLAMVGLDQDLMQKNLSCKNIKEAQKNMYSFTAIFIVINLFFLGVGALLYIYAEKYGIQVPLDLASGKPRTDLLFPEIAFNYLSAIPAIVFLLGLTAATFATTDSALTALTTSFCIDFLQMDKKKEDKSNVWKRKLVHLAFSLLMFLVIILFNAINDASVVSMIFKIASYTYGPLLGLFAFAIIFNNRKVKDKLTPIICIIAPFLTLWISNSSATLLGGYIFDNELILVNGLITVILLLLISTKRIIPITQ, translated from the coding sequence ATGACTCCAATAACCATTATATCTATTATCATAATATACTTTGGGATATTAATAGCTATATCCCATTACATCAGTAGAAAAGATAGTAGTAACGATGCATTCTTTAGTGCTAATAAAAATGCTAAATGGTATCTAGTAGCATTCGGAATGATAGGTACAGCTCTATCAGGAGTAACATTTATATCAGTTCCTGGAGAAGTTGGGTCTCCTAACGGAGAGCAGTTTAAGTATTTTCAATTTGTATTAGGAAATGCTGTAGGATTCTTACTTACAGCATCTATTCTTCTACCCTTATACTATAAATACAATCTAGTCTCTATATATACCTACATAGAGAAGAAACTAGGTCATTATAGTTATAAATCAGCAGCATCTATCTTCTTATTAAGTAGAACGATAGGATCAGCATTTAGACTATATCTAGTGGTAATCGTACTACAGAGATACGTGTTTGATTACTTTGGTATACCGTTCTTTGCTACAGTGTTAATCGCATTACTACTGATCTATGCTTATACTTATAAAGGAGGACTAAAGACAATCATCGTAACAGATACATTACAAACATTCTTCTTAGTAGCATCTGTTATTTTCACGATTATATTTATCTGTCATAGTCTTGACCTATCAGCTGTAGAAGCATTCGAAACGATTAAGAATAGCAACTATTCAAAGATTTTCTTCTTTGAAGACTTCATCACTTCTAAGTATCATTTCTTAAAACAGTTCATCGGAGGTATATTCGTAACATTAGCAATGGTAGGTTTAGACCAAGATCTAATGCAAAAGAATCTAAGTTGTAAGAACATTAAAGAGGCTCAAAAGAATATGTATTCATTCACAGCTATCTTTATAGTGATTAATTTATTCTTCTTAGGTGTAGGTGCATTATTATATATCTATGCTGAGAAATATGGGATACAAGTGCCCTTAGACTTAGCATCAGGAAAACCACGTACAGATTTATTATTCCCTGAGATAGCTTTTAATTACTTAAGCGCTATACCAGCTATAGTATTCTTACTAGGATTAACAGCAGCTACATTTGCCACTACAGACTCTGCATTAACAGCACTGACGACATCGTTCTGTATTGATTTTCTACAGATGGATAAGAAGAAAGAAGATAAATCAAATGTATGGAAGCGAAAGTTAGTACATCTAGCCTTCTCTTTATTAATGTTTCTCGTTATTATTTTATTCAATGCTATTAATGATGCTTCAGTAGTAAGTATGATTTTTAAGATAGCATCTTATACTTATGGCCCATTATTAGGTCTATTTGCCTTTGCTATTATTTTTAACAACAGAAAGGTCAAAGACAAGCTAACACCAATCATTTGTATTATAGCACCATTCTTAACCCTGTGGATAAGCAATAGCTCAGCTACCTTATTAGGAGGATATATATTCGATAATGAACTAATACTAGTAAACGGATTAATCACAGTAATACTCCTACTACTTATAAGTACAAAAAGAATAATACCTATAACTCAATAA
- the recR gene encoding recombination mediator RecR — protein sequence MEFPSKLLEKAVEEVSQLPGIGKRTALRLMLHILKQPEEQTLHLAEALMKLRKEIIFCKSCHNISDLEICDICANGTRDHSTICVVEDVRDVMALENTQIFKGIYHVLGGKISPIDGVGPSQLNIQSLVEKAKAGEVKEIIFALSSTMEGDTTNFYIYKQVKDYDVITSTIARGIAVGDELQYADEVTLGRSLVHRVPFENAFKAV from the coding sequence ATGGAATTTCCTTCAAAATTATTAGAAAAAGCTGTAGAAGAAGTATCGCAATTACCAGGAATAGGTAAACGTACCGCATTGCGTTTGATGTTGCATATTTTAAAACAACCAGAAGAACAAACACTTCATTTAGCAGAAGCATTGATGAAACTTAGAAAAGAGATTATCTTTTGTAAGAGCTGCCATAATATATCAGATTTAGAGATATGTGATATCTGTGCTAATGGTACACGTGATCATAGTACGATCTGTGTGGTAGAGGATGTACGTGATGTAATGGCACTTGAGAATACACAAATTTTTAAAGGTATTTATCACGTATTGGGAGGGAAGATTTCTCCGATAGATGGAGTGGGACCTAGTCAGTTAAACATCCAGTCACTGGTAGAAAAGGCAAAAGCAGGAGAAGTAAAAGAAATTATTTTTGCACTTAGTTCAACTATGGAAGGGGATACTACTAACTTTTATATTTATAAGCAAGTAAAAGATTATGATGTAATTACTTCTACTATCGCTAGAGGTATCGCAGTAGGAGACGAATTACAGTATGCAGATGAAGTAACATTAGGCCGTAGTTTAGTACATCGTGTCCCTTTTGAGAATGCATTTAAAGCTGTTTAA
- a CDS encoding FeoA family protein, protein MKLSNLAIGEKAIIKGIERDCPAEVHQRFLDLGFVPGAEIYVHNISPLKDPIAYSIYNTIISLRREDAVRVLVTLVN, encoded by the coding sequence ATGAAATTATCAAACTTAGCAATAGGGGAGAAAGCTATCATAAAGGGGATAGAACGCGATTGTCCAGCAGAGGTACATCAGCGTTTTTTGGATTTGGGTTTTGTACCTGGAGCAGAGATTTATGTGCATAATATCAGTCCATTAAAAGATCCAATAGCTTATTCTATTTACAATACGATTATATCACTACGTCGAGAGGATGCAGTGAGAGTATTAGTGACTTTAGTTAACTAA